From a single Stigmatopora argus isolate UIUO_Sarg chromosome 4, RoL_Sarg_1.0, whole genome shotgun sequence genomic region:
- the LOC144073238 gene encoding basic helix-loop-helix transcription factor scleraxis-like has protein sequence MTFAMLRTASPAGRFLYGDIALLSEDDDENGSEGSGSEEPSTNSGTFRLSSSSPSAFHIKMNRKRKLFMGGAGAAAVEAVLGRLGPPGSCPPTEIRQRTAANARERDRTNSVNTAFTALRTLIPTEPADRKLSKIETLRLASSYISHLGNVLLLGEGLHDGQPCHAPSPPFFHVNSSPNRGSDQSGQPKHICTFCLSNQRKMNKDRDRKTAIRS, from the exons ATGACTTTTGCAATGCTGCGAACGGCGTCTCCTGCAGGGCGCTTCTTGTACGGTGACATCGCTCTCCTCTCAGAAGATGATGACGAGAATGGCAGCGAGGGCTCAGGCTCAGAAGAGCCCTCCACCAATTCTGGGACCTTTCGCCTGTCATCATCGTCCCCGTCTGCCTTTCACATCAAGATGAACAGGAAGAGAAAGCTGTTCATGGGGGGAGCGGGCGCAGCAGCGGTCGAAGCCGTCCTGGGGAGACTGGGGCCCCCGGGGTCATGTCCCCCCACTGAAATCCGTCAGAGGACGGCAGCCAATGCTCGCGAGCGAGATCGGACCAATTCTGTCAACACGGCATTCACGGCGCTACGCACGCTCATCCCTACTGAGCCTGCGGACAG GAAACTGTCAAAGATCGAGACTCTTCGCCTGGCCAGCAGCTATATCAGTCACCTGGGGAACGTTTTGCTCCTGGGCGAGGGTCTTCATGACGGACAGCCCTGCCACGCTCCATCGCCCCCGTTCTTCCATGTCAACTCCTCCCCGAATCGAGGATCGGATCAGTCAGGCCAGCCTAAGCACATCTGTACGTTCTGTCTCAGCAACCAGAGAAAAATG